The sequence GGtcacaatatttttttctttagctGAGATATAGGTCTGAAGTGGCCATTAAAGTTTAGTATGAATGGTGTTTTGTAGAAAAtgccaaaataataaaatccccAAGAACATTATGTTGATGTCTGAGAAGACCATTTTGAAACAAAGTGTACCAAAATAGATCTTTTTAGTCTTCTACGACGGTTACAACATAATAAAGCTTATTGTTCTTACCCGTAATATTGACAAAGCCTGTTCAGTGATAAACTGCTATGAAATGTTTGACCTCTTCTGGTCATAGGAGCATATTGCAAGACAATATGTATAGGCTATATAGAccatatttctttttttgtgtgaaacatTATATGTGGGAAATTAGATAATCAACTTCTAAGATTTGatgtaactgttttgttttgttcccccTCAGACCATCTTCTTCACATTTATCTTGATTTACATtcagtgttaaaatatattacCTCAGATCAATTCTCATTGAAATTTGTAGCATTTCAGGAGTAGACAAACTCGATTCAGGTCACGTCCATCCAATGAAGTATAAATAAATAGGGtccctaacacacacacacacacacacactgttcgtTGCTTCACATCCCACCTCCCCCCCAGTCAGTGCCTCTGCTGCAGCTCCTTGgctctcttcccatcattcccTGTCAAGTGAGCAAAGCCAAGCAGCAATACAATTAACTAGCCAGAAAACTTTCAGACTAACTTGACATCAGTCTGTCTTCTTCCGTTCCTCAAAGCAAACTTAAAGTCCAACTGAGTAAGTTATCATAGCAATACATCCTTAATCTTAAACATGCTCCAGTGTAGGCTAACTCAAAGTTAGCCGAATCTGTGCATAAAAACTCAAACTTCTAACTAATGAAAGCACTTGACATACCCCTCTAAAATAGCAGCAGCCCAGTTCATAATCAGGGTTGCATTTTTACTGAAATAAAGTAAACTtgacatatattttaataataacaaaaatagtaCGAACCCCctttcattcaaattaaatcagcaTCATATCAAGGTGACAGTTTATTTTCCAAATATCTTTGACAATGTTTCCGCCTTATCTCAGATGACTATGGTAGGAGTTTAGGTTTGTTGTATTTGAGTGTTAAATGGGTCAGTAAACACAGATAACTTGTACAGGATGATGCAGTTAATACATGGTATGGTTTTGACAGTGAGGTTCGAATGTCAGTCAGTAAGCAGTTTGCTAACTTCCTTGAGCAATGTTTTATTCTCAGTAATGGAAACCTAATGTCAATATAATAAGTGTGGGAAGCTACACAGTTAACTGTATAGGCCTACATTGATCAAACTTTTTTTAAGAGGATGCATGTGGTTTTTCCTGTAAGAAATTTCCCCACAGTTATTTTCCAGAACAATAAGTCTGTATGTATTTTACAGGTTAAAAAAGTAACACAAATAAAGTGTAACTTTGTCCtttttttattcaaacaaaatattaacacattgttttatatacacataaataaatcagttgGAACGCCTTCTACTTCTTTGCTGCCTCTTTTGCTTGCGGGTCCTTTGCTATGCACAGAGCCTGAAGCGTGGAAAACATCTCTTTACTCGTTAGGTTGGCTCCTTTCATGACAAGTCTCTCTCCATCAGCtgcataaaaaacataaaaatacattgaagaaGGCCATATAAATAATTCCTTATGCACTCCATCAAATGCATAGACTAATTTGAgttttattataaaaccaggtacaaatcaatgcattacaaaaaaacaggaGGGTATTATGGTCTTCTTTCATATAACCCCATCAAACCCTGTGGAGCTAAAGTAGTTTATATGGTAGGAAATGTGTTTCTTTCAGTCACATATGTAGTAATCCTGATACTAATAACACAGTACCTTAAGAAACACACGAGCCCTTTAGTGCTATTACTCATTACTAATGCTATTACATAGAGGCATTCTTAGATACACATCAAGAtgcatgcaaaatatattttactgttaAAATGGTTCCATACATTCAGGTTACTACAGCATCAGTCTCCGTTTCACTTACCAAAGGTAATGTCAATGACTGGATCTGATCGGTCGTGTTTCACATCTGTTATAAATTCACAGTTGGCATTTGTTGACCTGGCCTTTTCGGTCCCCACCATAGCAAGAAACTCCCTGaataatgacacacacacaaatactcaTTGAATTTACATGTAACAGGTGCTTTACCCTGTCTGGCATTCAAAAACAGCATTGATCACAAGttgcatttcaattaaatgtattccaccacacaaatgtaatgtttttgtttgttcgtttgttttttttctgttcaatgGC is a genomic window of Amia ocellicauda isolate fAmiCal2 chromosome 10, fAmiCal2.hap1, whole genome shotgun sequence containing:
- the mrpl53 gene encoding large ribosomal subunit protein mL53, with the translated sequence MAASKGTLVLKAVKKVFVQFCPFEANVRSTREFLAMVGTEKARSTNANCEFITDVKHDRSDPVIDITFADGERLVMKGANLTSKEMFSTLQALCIAKDPQAKEAAKK